A single region of the Streptococcus sanguinis genome encodes:
- the rfbD gene encoding dTDP-4-dehydrorhamnose reductase codes for MILITGANGQLGTELRYLLDERNEEYVAVDVAEMDITNAQMVDKVFAEVKPSLVYHCAAYTAVDAAEDEGKELDYAINVTGTENVAKAAEAHGATLVYISTDYVFDGQKPVGEEWEVDDRPDPQTEYGRTKRMGEELVEKYSSRFYIIRTAWVFGNYGKNFVFTMQNLAKTHKTLTVVNDQHGRPTWTRTLTEFMTHLAENQKEFGYYHLSNDAAEDTTWYDFAVEILKDTDVEVQPVDSSKFPAKAKRPFNSTMSLTKAKATGFVIPTWQDALKEFYKQEKKQ; via the coding sequence ATGATTTTAATTACAGGTGCGAATGGACAGCTAGGTACAGAGCTTCGCTATCTTTTGGATGAGCGCAATGAGGAGTATGTGGCTGTTGATGTGGCAGAAATGGATATTACTAATGCCCAAATGGTGGACAAGGTCTTTGCGGAAGTCAAGCCAAGCTTGGTTTATCACTGCGCAGCCTATACCGCAGTTGATGCGGCTGAGGACGAAGGAAAAGAGCTGGACTATGCCATCAATGTGACCGGTACCGAAAATGTGGCAAAAGCAGCTGAAGCACACGGAGCAACTTTGGTCTACATCTCAACAGACTATGTCTTTGACGGACAAAAGCCTGTCGGTGAGGAGTGGGAAGTAGATGATCGGCCAGATCCGCAGACTGAGTATGGCCGTACCAAGCGCATGGGCGAGGAGCTGGTTGAGAAATATTCCAGCCGTTTCTATATTATCCGTACTGCCTGGGTCTTTGGTAACTACGGTAAAAACTTTGTCTTTACCATGCAAAATCTTGCTAAGACGCACAAAACTCTGACTGTAGTCAATGACCAGCATGGCCGTCCGACTTGGACTCGTACGCTGACTGAGTTTATGACTCATTTAGCTGAAAATCAAAAGGAATTTGGTTATTACCATCTGTCTAATGATGCGGCAGAGGACACCACTTGGTATGACTTTGCAGTGGAAATTCTCAAAGATACGGATGTGGAAGTCCAGCCGGTTGATTCCAGCAAATTCCCGGCTAAGGCTAAGCGACCTTTCAACTCAACTATGAGCCTGACCAAGGCTAAGGCTACAGGCTTTGTCATTCCGACTTGGCAGGATGCCTTAAAAGAGTTTTACAAGCAAGAGAAGAAACAGTGA
- a CDS encoding glycosyltransferase family 2 protein, protein MTISVIVPCFNEEESIPLFHEAMEAVKYQIRDQFEYIFVNDGSTDRTLAVLRELSSRCPDVHYLSFSRNFGKEAALYAGLQEASGDFVTVMDVDLQDPPELLIEMKAMLDSNPELDCVGTRRTTREGEPPIRSFFANLFYKLINKISQVEMVDGARDFRLMRRQMVEAILEVSEYNRFSKGIFAWVGFNTEYLEYKNVERVAGKTSWNFWSLFNYSLEGIVNFSDAPLNIAFLGGILSWILAFILMAVIIIRTLVFGDPTSGWPSLMTVILLIGGFQLLTIGILGKYIGKIFMETKHRPIYVIKEKSK, encoded by the coding sequence ATGACAATTTCGGTGATTGTTCCGTGTTTCAATGAAGAAGAGTCTATTCCTCTGTTTCATGAAGCCATGGAAGCGGTCAAATACCAAATCCGTGACCAGTTTGAATATATTTTTGTCAATGACGGATCGACAGACCGGACCTTGGCTGTTTTGCGTGAGCTCAGCAGTCGCTGTCCAGATGTGCACTATCTGTCCTTTTCTCGTAATTTCGGAAAAGAAGCAGCCCTCTATGCTGGTTTGCAAGAGGCGAGTGGGGATTTTGTGACGGTCATGGATGTGGACTTGCAGGATCCGCCAGAGCTCCTGATTGAGATGAAGGCCATGCTGGACTCGAATCCTGAGCTGGACTGTGTGGGTACCCGTCGCACTACTCGCGAGGGAGAGCCGCCTATCCGAAGCTTTTTTGCCAATTTGTTCTATAAGCTGATTAACAAGATTAGTCAGGTAGAGATGGTAGATGGTGCGCGTGACTTTCGACTGATGCGCCGCCAAATGGTAGAAGCCATTCTGGAGGTTTCAGAGTACAATCGCTTCTCCAAGGGAATTTTTGCCTGGGTGGGATTCAATACCGAGTACTTAGAATACAAAAATGTTGAACGAGTAGCTGGTAAGACCTCTTGGAATTTCTGGTCCCTATTCAACTATTCTTTGGAAGGCATCGTCAATTTCTCTGATGCGCCGCTCAACATCGCCTTTTTAGGAGGTATCCTGTCTTGGATTTTAGCCTTCATCCTGATGGCAGTGATTATTATTCGCACCTTGGTTTTTGGTGATCCGACATCTGGTTGGCCGTCTCTTATGACTGTCATTCTCCTTATCGGCGGCTTCCAGCTGCTGACCATCGGCATACTGGGTAAATACATTGGTAAAATCTTTATGGAAACCAAGCATCGGCCGATTTATGTGATTAAGGAGAAAAGTAAATGA
- a CDS encoding aminoacyltransferase, with the protein MTFKLLSQEEFIQHTSASSQRSFMQTVEMAELLSKRGFSTQYVGYTDPQGQVVVSAVLYSMPMTGGLHMEINCGPVSTDAKYLTPFYQALQAYAKKEGALELIIKPYETYQTFDSNGQPTSDEKGELIQQLTDLGFDFDGLQTDYPGGEPDWHYVKNLAGLTEKDLLKSFSKNGKATVKKANTFGIKLKRLERDQLSVFKDITAATSDRREYDDKPLDYYQDFYDSFGQQADFMTASLNLKEYLQNLQKDQEKLGQKIQKLQADLEKNPQSEKKQNQLRELSSQFDSFETRKAEAQELIDKYGDQDQVLAASLFIYTPQEATYLFSGSYPEFNKFYAPALLQEYVMTESIKRGIPFYNFLGIMGIFDGSDGVLRFKQNFNGFIVRKMGTFRYYPNPLKFKLLQLIKKILRR; encoded by the coding sequence ATGACCTTTAAACTTCTCAGCCAAGAAGAATTCATCCAGCATACCTCAGCTAGCTCCCAACGCTCTTTCATGCAGACCGTAGAAATGGCAGAGCTGCTGAGCAAGCGTGGCTTCAGTACCCAGTATGTCGGCTACACTGACCCGCAGGGACAGGTAGTGGTGTCAGCTGTCCTCTACAGCATGCCTATGACTGGCGGCCTTCATATGGAAATTAACTGCGGTCCTGTCTCTACCGATGCTAAATACCTGACTCCCTTCTATCAAGCTTTGCAGGCTTATGCTAAAAAAGAAGGCGCTCTAGAGCTCATCATCAAGCCCTACGAGACTTATCAGACCTTTGACAGCAATGGCCAGCCCACATCTGATGAAAAAGGCGAGCTTATCCAGCAACTGACTGATTTGGGCTTTGACTTTGACGGCCTACAGACAGACTATCCAGGCGGGGAGCCTGATTGGCATTATGTCAAAAACTTAGCTGGTCTGACAGAGAAAGACTTGCTCAAGTCCTTCAGTAAAAACGGCAAGGCGACCGTCAAAAAAGCGAATACCTTTGGCATCAAGCTAAAAAGGCTAGAACGTGACCAACTCAGCGTTTTCAAAGACATCACAGCTGCTACTTCTGACCGGCGGGAATATGATGACAAGCCACTAGACTACTATCAAGATTTTTATGATAGCTTTGGTCAGCAGGCGGACTTTATGACAGCCAGTCTCAACCTCAAGGAATATCTTCAGAACTTACAAAAAGACCAAGAGAAACTGGGCCAAAAAATCCAGAAACTGCAGGCTGACTTGGAAAAAAATCCTCAATCTGAAAAGAAACAAAATCAGCTGCGAGAACTTTCCAGCCAGTTTGATAGCTTTGAAACCCGCAAAGCAGAAGCCCAAGAACTGATTGACAAGTACGGCGACCAAGACCAAGTCCTGGCTGCCAGCCTCTTTATCTATACTCCTCAGGAAGCAACCTATCTTTTCAGCGGCTCCTATCCTGAGTTTAACAAATTCTACGCCCCTGCCCTGCTGCAGGAATACGTTATGACCGAAAGTATCAAGAGAGGCATTCCATTTTATAATTTCCTCGGCATTATGGGAATTTTCGACGGTTCTGACGGTGTTCTGCGCTTCAAACAAAACTTCAACGGCTTCATCGTTCGAAAAATGGGAACTTTCCGCTACTACCCTAACCCTCTCAAGTTTAAGCTGCTTCAGCTCATAAAGAAAATTCTAAGACGTTAA
- a CDS encoding O-acetylhomoserine aminocarboxypropyltransferase/cysteine synthase family protein: MTREFKFETLQLHAGQTVDPTTKSRALPIYQTTSYVFDDTQEGEDLFALRKPGNIYTRITNPTLSAFEERIAALEGGVGALATASGMAAVTYTILALAHAGDHVVAASTIYGGTFNLLKETLPRYGITTTFVDIENLAEVEAAIQDNTKLVLIESLGNPLINIPDFDALAELVHAHKIPLISDNTFATPYLINVFSHGVDIAVHSATKFIGGHGTSIGGVIVDSGRFDWEASGKFPQFVDPDPSYHDISYTRDVGAAAFVTAVRTQLLRDTGAAMSPFNAFLFLQGLETLSLRVERHVSNAEKIVEFLAEHPKVEQVNYPKLADSPYHALAEKYFPKGVGSIFTFNVKGGEKEARKVIDSLEIFSDLANVADAKSLVVHPATTTHGQMSPEAQLAAGITPNQIRLSIGLENVEDLIEDLKLALESI; this comes from the coding sequence ATGACACGTGAATTCAAATTTGAAACTCTGCAGCTTCATGCCGGACAGACAGTTGACCCGACAACCAAGTCACGGGCTCTGCCTATTTACCAGACAACTTCTTATGTGTTTGATGATACTCAGGAAGGAGAAGATCTCTTTGCTCTACGCAAACCTGGCAATATCTACACTCGGATTACCAATCCGACCCTGTCTGCTTTTGAGGAGCGGATTGCGGCTTTGGAAGGTGGAGTCGGAGCTTTAGCAACAGCTTCTGGTATGGCAGCTGTTACCTACACCATTCTAGCTTTAGCCCATGCTGGCGACCATGTAGTAGCAGCCTCTACCATTTACGGCGGTACCTTTAATCTGCTCAAGGAAACCCTGCCTCGCTATGGCATTACCACGACTTTTGTTGATATTGAAAATCTGGCTGAAGTAGAAGCGGCTATTCAGGACAATACCAAGCTGGTTCTGATTGAAAGCTTGGGTAATCCACTGATTAATATCCCTGACTTTGATGCTTTGGCAGAGCTGGTTCATGCTCATAAAATTCCGCTGATTTCCGACAATACCTTTGCCACTCCTTATCTGATCAATGTCTTTTCTCATGGAGTGGACATCGCGGTGCATTCTGCGACCAAGTTTATCGGCGGTCACGGAACTAGCATCGGTGGTGTGATTGTGGACAGCGGTCGTTTCGACTGGGAAGCTTCTGGCAAGTTTCCGCAGTTTGTTGATCCAGATCCGAGCTATCATGATATTAGTTATACGCGCGATGTCGGAGCAGCAGCTTTTGTCACTGCTGTGCGGACCCAGCTCTTGCGCGATACCGGCGCAGCCATGTCACCCTTCAATGCCTTTCTCTTCCTGCAGGGGTTGGAAACTCTCTCTTTGCGTGTAGAGCGCCATGTGTCCAATGCAGAGAAGATTGTGGAATTCCTGGCAGAGCATCCTAAGGTTGAGCAGGTCAATTATCCCAAGCTTGCTGACAGTCCTTATCATGCTCTGGCAGAAAAATATTTTCCTAAAGGTGTGGGCTCAATCTTCACCTTTAATGTCAAAGGTGGGGAGAAAGAAGCTCGTAAGGTTATTGACAGCTTAGAGATTTTCTCTGACTTGGCCAATGTAGCAGATGCTAAGTCCCTGGTCGTCCATCCAGCTACGACGACTCACGGTCAGATGTCACCAGAGGCTCAGCTGGCAGCAGGCATCACACCAAATCAAATCCGTCTCTCTATCGGTCTGGAAAATGTGGAAGACTTGATAGAGGATCTCAAGCTAGCCTTGGAATCTATCTAA
- the tpiA gene encoding triose-phosphate isomerase, producing MSRKPFIAGNWKMNKNPEEAKAFVEAVAAKLPSSDLVEAGIAAPALDLTTVLAAAKGSNLKVAAQNAYFEDAGAFTGENSPKVLAEVGVDYIVIGHSERRDYFHETDQDINKKAHAIFRNGLVPIICCGESLETYEAGKAVDFVGAQVSAALKDLTAEQVASLVIAYEPIWAIGTGKSATQDDAQKMCKAVRDVVAADFGQEVADKVRVQYGGSVKPENVASYMACPDVDGALVGGASLEAESFLALLDFVK from the coding sequence ATGTCACGTAAACCATTTATTGCTGGTAACTGGAAAATGAACAAAAATCCTGAAGAAGCAAAGGCTTTTGTAGAAGCGGTTGCTGCTAAGCTACCTTCTTCAGATTTGGTAGAAGCTGGTATCGCTGCTCCAGCACTTGATTTGACGACTGTTTTGGCCGCAGCTAAAGGAAGCAATCTTAAGGTAGCAGCCCAAAACGCTTACTTTGAAGATGCAGGTGCCTTCACTGGTGAAAACAGCCCTAAAGTTCTTGCAGAAGTTGGAGTTGACTACATCGTTATCGGTCACTCAGAACGCCGCGATTATTTCCATGAAACAGACCAAGACATCAACAAAAAAGCGCATGCTATCTTCCGCAATGGTCTGGTGCCAATCATCTGCTGTGGTGAATCGCTTGAAACTTACGAAGCTGGTAAAGCTGTAGATTTCGTTGGTGCTCAAGTATCAGCTGCTTTGAAAGACTTGACAGCTGAGCAAGTTGCATCATTGGTTATCGCTTATGAGCCAATCTGGGCTATCGGTACTGGTAAGTCAGCAACTCAAGACGACGCTCAAAAGATGTGTAAAGCAGTTCGTGACGTTGTAGCAGCTGACTTTGGTCAAGAAGTAGCGGACAAGGTTCGTGTTCAGTACGGTGGTTCTGTAAAACCTGAAAATGTTGCGTCTTACATGGCTTGTCCAGATGTTGACGGTGCTCTTGTTGGTGGTGCATCACTTGAAGCTGAAAGCTTCTTGGCATTGCTTGATTTTGTAAAATAA
- a CDS encoding glucosyltransferase domain-containing protein, translating to MIFQKRFSDFKNYLLLNKSSALVIFIIYSVVNINIGLAEYPYIDDIGRQLQGYSKFSEHYSRYLSEYSARLIQGGDHLTELGLTSNILSACFLTFASLILLFVLYPNKKISFITASVSTIIGINPWFLEPLSFRFDNPFMTLSILVSIIPFIFWDNKKIFGVMSVVGIFLMCNSYQASSGVYIIVTMTLIFLELLQGSYFKEKIPKIFISMLSYVIGLLLYRIQIFIKPPIFADQADIPKGLEMIKIIGVNATGYLNNIFFQSSTIWVLLTIIAIFLLTISVIRLSRTKFLLNFIYMLIWLSLGSVFSYGTYLILSNPYYLMRPRYEYGFGIFLAIILIVNLECVEKSKILRRGKSFVSGLLVFYFLSFSFTYVSSLKQQNEMFKAQSILLASSLNKYITPEKTVINVNRFLSDSPVFSNTASVYPMLKSLIMPNTNVSWDMTLRFNSITNLNVDFKLIDIANIDFSSENYTLLEETKLYNIYLENNELFVIMK from the coding sequence ATGATTTTCCAGAAACGTTTTTCTGATTTTAAAAACTATCTTCTTTTAAATAAATCGTCTGCCCTAGTTATTTTTATTATTTATTCAGTAGTCAATATTAATATCGGTTTAGCTGAGTATCCCTATATTGATGATATTGGAAGACAATTACAAGGCTATTCAAAATTCTCTGAACATTATTCAAGATATTTAAGTGAGTATTCTGCTCGTTTAATACAAGGTGGGGATCATCTGACAGAACTAGGCTTGACTTCAAATATTCTGTCAGCTTGTTTTTTAACTTTTGCGAGCTTAATTTTATTATTTGTTTTATATCCCAATAAAAAGATTTCTTTTATAACAGCATCTGTTTCAACTATTATAGGGATTAATCCGTGGTTTTTAGAGCCATTAAGTTTTAGGTTTGACAATCCTTTTATGACTTTAAGTATATTAGTTTCCATCATTCCATTTATTTTCTGGGATAATAAAAAAATATTTGGAGTTATGTCAGTTGTTGGTATATTCTTAATGTGCAATTCATACCAAGCTTCTTCAGGAGTGTACATTATTGTAACCATGACACTAATATTTTTAGAATTATTGCAAGGAAGTTATTTTAAAGAAAAAATTCCTAAAATTTTCATCTCAATGTTGTCATATGTAATTGGTTTGCTTTTATATCGTATACAAATTTTTATAAAGCCACCAATTTTTGCTGATCAAGCTGATATTCCAAAGGGATTAGAGATGATTAAAATAATTGGGGTGAATGCTACAGGTTATTTGAACAATATATTTTTTCAAAGTTCAACTATCTGGGTTTTATTAACAATAATTGCTATATTTCTCTTAACTATCAGTGTGATTCGCTTATCCAGAACCAAATTCCTTTTAAACTTTATTTACATGCTGATTTGGCTAAGTTTAGGAAGTGTATTTAGCTATGGAACCTATTTGATTTTGTCTAATCCTTATTATCTTATGAGACCAAGATATGAATATGGTTTCGGAATTTTTTTAGCGATTATCTTAATTGTTAACTTAGAGTGCGTTGAAAAGAGTAAAATTCTACGTAGAGGGAAGTCCTTCGTTTCGGGATTATTAGTTTTTTATTTCTTATCTTTCTCTTTTACTTATGTGAGCAGTTTAAAACAACAAAATGAAATGTTCAAAGCGCAGAGCATATTGCTAGCTTCCTCTCTAAACAAGTACATTACACCCGAAAAAACAGTTATTAATGTGAATCGCTTTCTTTCTGATTCGCCAGTATTTAGCAATACAGCTTCTGTTTATCCAATGTTAAAAAGTTTGATTATGCCAAATACGAATGTTTCTTGGGATATGACATTGAGATTTAATAGCATAACGAACTTAAACGTCGATTTCAAATTAATCGATATTGCTAATATAGATTTTAGTAGTGAAAACTATACATTACTTGAAGAAACAAAGTTATATAATATTTATCTTGAAAATAATGAATTATTTGTTATCATGAAGTAG
- a CDS encoding GBS Bsp-like repeat-containing protein produces MKSKELVYLASTAILLAATANVAKAEEHTVAESGVLKTERSVSSQNQTVNAAASQTSNQLTVAVSSVEQSVQAVKQEEEATNATGTAIESGGAAQSVPVETQVASAKPEGQSQPDANASNQNETAADQSAKASSSVADSAIASEPKASPAVASAPKASSAGKTVFYNAGSKAQAARGNSQAEIKGTSFVDVSSHNGHISVDDYRKLAQQGVGGVVVKLTEGTHYTNPFAESQVRNAQGAGLQVSTYAFSHYTNDEEARAEARYYAAFANRLGLPKNTVMVNDMEDPKMQNGINQHTQAWADEMRRLGYSNLMYYTSASWLDQNNLRSKGPVNTSQFGYSNFWVAQYPSSNLNLDGAKSLKYNSGAGAWQFTAQAQLLAGKHVFDHSVDYTGRFTQQSALAKQPLKGNISIQNKNNVNGSFDVVISNVSAPYGVSVVSVPVWSEANGQDDIIWYTATQQANGTYKVSVDSSRHKDSVGKYNVHLYYVRNDGQLVGVGGTTTNVSVVKPQGKISIQNRNSETGDFDIVVSGISSPGGLKTVSLPTWSEANGQDDIKWYTAERQADGTYRKRVRISDHNNVQGEYNVHLYYVQNDGRLVGVNGTKTTVSLGKPKGTISIQNRNKETGDFDIVVSGISSPGGLKEVSLPTWSEANGQDDIKWYNAERQADGTYRKRVRLSDHKNVEGEYNVHLYYVQNDGQLVGVSGTKTTISIEKPKVQGKISIQNHNSETGDFDIVVSDIVSPGGLKTVSLPTWSEANGQDDIKWYNAERQADGTYRKRVRLSDHNNVQGEYNVHLYYVQNDGKLVGAGGIKTNVSISKPQGKISIQNRNSETGDFDIVVSGIVSPGGLKNVSLPIWSEANGQDDIKWYNAERQPDGTYRKRVRVSDHKNVEGEYNIHLYYVQNDGNLVGAGGVKTNVSLDKPKGNISIQNKNNVNGSFDVVISNVSAPYEVSAVSVPVWSEANGQDDIIWYTATQQANGTYKVTVESSKHKDSVGKYHIHLYYVRNDGQLVGVGGTTTNVSAVKPQGKISIQNRNSENGDFDIVVSDIVSPGGLKTVSLPTWSEANGQDDIKWYNAERQPDGTYRKRVRASDHNNVQGEYNVHLYYVQNDGRLVGAGGIKTNVSISKPQGKISIQNKNNDTGEFDIVVSGIVAPEGLKTVYLPTWSEANGQDDIQWYTADRQADGTYRKHVYARDHKNNAGEYNVHLYYLNNQNQLQGAGGEKTSISINRPQAASQRDRVLAAAAAMVGVRGGSAEHQRLVNDYNSVRPLPVGYAVKNTDDWCDIFTTVIFQREGLSDLIGRECGVERHIHIFQRLGIWNEDGNSTPSAGDIITFNWDKDTQQNDGWADHIGIVEKVENGIIHTIEGNSNNVVKRNTYRIGHGNIRGFATPRYR; encoded by the coding sequence TTGAAATCGAAAGAATTAGTTTATTTAGCGAGTACGGCTATTTTGTTGGCAGCGACTGCCAATGTTGCAAAAGCCGAGGAACATACTGTCGCTGAGTCAGGAGTTTTAAAAACAGAAAGGTCTGTTAGTTCCCAGAATCAGACAGTGAATGCGGCCGCATCACAAACGTCTAATCAGCTGACTGTAGCAGTATCATCTGTAGAACAGTCAGTTCAAGCTGTTAAGCAAGAGGAGGAAGCAACGAACGCTACAGGAACAGCTATTGAGTCTGGAGGAGCAGCTCAATCAGTTCCTGTAGAAACTCAGGTAGCTTCTGCTAAGCCAGAAGGGCAAAGTCAGCCAGATGCAAATGCTTCTAATCAGAATGAAACTGCAGCTGATCAGTCAGCAAAAGCAAGTTCTTCTGTTGCAGATTCTGCTATTGCCTCAGAGCCCAAGGCTAGTCCTGCAGTAGCATCAGCACCAAAAGCTAGTAGTGCTGGAAAAACTGTATTTTATAATGCGGGGTCAAAGGCTCAGGCAGCCCGCGGGAATTCCCAAGCGGAGATTAAAGGCACATCCTTTGTAGATGTCAGCAGCCACAATGGCCATATCAGCGTAGACGACTATCGTAAATTAGCCCAGCAAGGGGTTGGCGGTGTCGTTGTCAAACTGACTGAAGGAACCCATTACACCAATCCATTTGCTGAGTCTCAAGTGAGAAATGCGCAGGGTGCTGGTTTACAAGTATCGACCTATGCCTTCTCGCACTATACTAACGATGAAGAAGCGAGAGCCGAAGCTCGTTATTACGCTGCCTTTGCTAATAGACTAGGTCTTCCTAAAAATACAGTTATGGTCAATGACATGGAAGATCCCAAAATGCAAAATGGGATTAACCAGCATACCCAGGCTTGGGCGGATGAGATGCGCAGACTGGGTTATTCTAACCTGATGTATTATACCAGTGCCAGCTGGCTGGATCAAAATAATCTTCGCAGCAAGGGACCTGTCAATACATCGCAATTTGGCTATAGCAACTTCTGGGTGGCCCAGTATCCGTCCTCTAATTTAAATCTTGATGGAGCTAAATCTCTCAAATACAACAGTGGTGCTGGAGCATGGCAGTTTACAGCACAGGCTCAGCTGTTAGCTGGCAAGCATGTATTTGACCATAGCGTGGATTACACTGGGAGATTTACCCAGCAGTCTGCTCTTGCTAAGCAGCCTTTAAAGGGTAACATCAGTATTCAGAATAAGAATAATGTCAACGGCAGCTTTGATGTTGTGATTTCAAACGTTTCTGCTCCTTATGGAGTGTCTGTTGTTAGTGTTCCAGTGTGGTCTGAAGCTAATGGTCAAGACGATATTATCTGGTACACAGCCACTCAGCAGGCCAATGGTACTTATAAAGTTTCTGTTGATTCTAGTAGACATAAAGATTCAGTTGGCAAGTACAATGTCCATCTCTACTATGTCCGCAATGACGGCCAATTAGTCGGTGTTGGCGGTACTACAACCAATGTATCTGTCGTCAAGCCACAGGGCAAAATCAGCATCCAGAATCGTAACAGCGAAACTGGTGATTTCGATATTGTGGTTTCAGGTATCTCATCCCCTGGTGGTCTTAAGACTGTCTCTCTGCCGACTTGGTCAGAGGCCAACGGCCAAGATGATATCAAATGGTATACTGCTGAACGTCAGGCTGACGGCACTTATCGTAAGCGAGTACGCATAAGCGACCATAATAATGTGCAGGGCGAGTACAATGTGCATCTCTACTATGTTCAAAATGACGGCCGCTTGGTTGGTGTAAACGGCACTAAAACGACCGTTTCTCTTGGAAAACCTAAGGGCACCATCAGTATTCAAAATCGAAATAAAGAAACCGGCGATTTTGATATTGTGGTTTCAGGTATTTCATCTCCGGGCGGTCTGAAGGAAGTTTCCCTGCCAACTTGGTCAGAGGCAAACGGCCAAGATGATATCAAGTGGTACAACGCTGAGCGTCAAGCTGATGGCACCTATCGTAAGCGTGTCCGTCTGAGCGATCACAAAAATGTTGAGGGTGAGTACAACGTGCACCTTTACTATGTGCAGAATGACGGCCAGTTGGTCGGTGTAAGTGGCACTAAAACGACTATTTCTATAGAAAAACCAAAAGTTCAAGGCAAAATCAGTATTCAGAATCATAACAGCGAAACTGGTGATTTTGATATTGTGGTTTCAGATATCGTATCGCCAGGCGGTCTCAAGACTGTTTCCCTACCAACTTGGTCAGAGGCCAATGGCCAAGATGATATCAAGTGGTACAATGCAGAACGTCAGGCTGACGGTACTTATCGGAAACGAGTTCGACTGAGCGATCATAACAATGTCCAAGGCGAATATAATGTGCATCTCTACTATGTGCAAAATGATGGCAAGCTAGTAGGAGCAGGTGGCATCAAGACCAACGTTTCTATCAGCAAGCCGCAGGGCAAAATCAGCATCCAGAATCGCAACAGCGAAACCGGCGATTTTGATATTGTAGTTTCAGGTATCGTATCTCCAGGCGGTCTTAAGAATGTTTCCTTGCCAATCTGGTCTGAAGCCAACGGCCAAGATGATATCAAGTGGTACAACGCAGAACGTCAGCCGGATGGTACCTATCGTAAGCGAGTCCGTGTGAGTGATCACAAAAATGTTGAGGGCGAGTACAATATTCATCTCTACTATGTGCAAAATGATGGCAATCTGGTTGGTGCTGGTGGCGTCAAGACTAATGTTTCTCTAGACAAGCCAAAGGGCAACATAAGTATTCAAAATAAGAATAATGTCAACGGCAGTTTTGATGTTGTGATTTCGAACGTTTCTGCCCCTTATGAAGTGTCTGCTGTCAGTGTTCCGGTTTGGTCTGAAGCTAATGGTCAAGACGATATTATCTGGTATACAGCTACTCAGCAGGCTAATGGTACCTATAAAGTTACTGTTGAATCTAGTAAACATAAAGACTCGGTTGGTAAGTATCATATCCATCTTTACTATGTCCGTAACGACGGGCAGTTAGTCGGTGTTGGCGGTACTACAACCAATGTGTCTGCAGTTAAACCACAGGGCAAAATCAGTATCCAGAATCGTAACAGCGAAAATGGCGATTTTGATATTGTGGTTTCAGATATTGTATCGCCAGGCGGTCTCAAGACTGTTTCCCTGCCAACCTGGTCAGAGGCCAACGGTCAGGATGATATCAAGTGGTACAACGCGGAACGTCAGCCGGATGGTACCTATCGTAAGCGAGTTCGTGCGAGCGACCATAACAACGTTCAGGGCGAATATAATGTGCATCTCTACTATGTGCAAAATGATGGCAGGCTGGTAGGAGCAGGTGGCATCAAGACCAACGTTTCCATCAGTAAGCCGCAAGGTAAAATCAGTATTCAAAATAAGAACAACGATACTGGAGAGTTTGACATTGTAGTATCAGGCATTGTGGCACCAGAAGGTCTCAAGACAGTTTACCTGCCGACTTGGTCAGAAGCGAATGGTCAAGATGATATCCAATGGTACACAGCGGATCGTCAGGCTGATGGCACTTATCGTAAGCATGTATATGCGCGTGACCATAAGAATAATGCAGGCGAATACAATGTTCACTTGTATTACTTAAATAATCAAAATCAGCTGCAAGGAGCTGGCGGAGAAAAGACCTCTATCTCTATAAACCGTCCTCAGGCAGCTAGTCAGCGAGACCGTGTTCTTGCGGCGGCAGCTGCTATGGTAGGTGTCAGGGGAGGCAGTGCTGAGCATCAGCGCTTGGTCAACGATTATAATAGTGTCAGACCGCTGCCAGTTGGTTATGCTGTGAAAAACACAGATGACTGGTGCGACATTTTCACGACGGTTATTTTCCAAAGAGAAGGCTTGAGCGATCTTATCGGCCGTGAGTGTGGTGTAGAGCGCCATATTCATATTTTCCAAAGACTAGGTATCTGGAATGAAGATGGTAATTCGACTCCTAGCGCAGGCGATATCATCACCTTTAACTGGGACAAAGATACCCAGCAAAACGATGGCTGGGCTGATCATATCGGTATTGTCGAAAAAGTTGAAAATGGCATCATTCACACGATTGAAGGCAACAGCAATAACGTAGTTAAACGCAATACTTACCGCATCGGTCATGGAAATATCCGTGGTTTTGCGACACCGCGTTATAGATAA